Within Candidatus Hydrogenedentota bacterium, the genomic segment TCCTGATCAACCCGCCCATCGCCCTGTATTACATGCAGGGTCTCAATACCACCGCCGTTCACGCCCACACGGCCCTCTTCGGGGTCTACGGCATGCTCGGCATCGGGCTGACGCTTTTCTGCCTGAAGGGGCTGACCCAGCGGCTTATGTGGAAGACCGGCAGCCTCGCTTTTGCCTTCTGGATGATCAACATCGGCCTTGCGCTCATGGTGCTCCTCAGCGACCTGCCCCGCGGCATCCTCCAGGTCTGGGCCAGCGTAAACGACGGCATGTGGATGGCCCGCTCCGCCGAGTTCATGCAGACCGGCCTGATGGATACCCTGCGCTGGATGCGCGTCATCGGCGACACCATCTTCGCCATCGGCATCCTCGCCCTCGCCTGGTTCGTGCTGGGGCTCAAGACCGGCTGGTCCCTGCGCGATGAGCAGGAAGCCGTCATGGCCACCGACTACCACGAAATCGAAACTGACCGCACCCATCCCGCGGAGCCGTAGTGCCCGCGACCCTCGAAAGGAACCCACTATGAGCACCATCACAGCAACCCAGAGCGTCGGCGAACTCGTTGCCGCGCAGCCCGCTCGCTCGCGGGTCTTTGAAGCCTTCCATATTGACTACTGCTGCGGCGGCAAGCGATCGCTCGCGGACGCCTGCGACAAGAAAGGAGTGTCCGTGGACACGGTCCTGGATGCCCTCGTGCGCGCGGATTCGCTGCGGGCGTCGGATGCCCATCTGGACGCGGCCGCCATGCCCCTCGACGCCCTCTGCGACCATATTGTCGAGCGGCACCACGACTACCTGCGGCGCGAACTGCCGCGGCTGATGCAGATGGCGGACAAGGTCGCGAAGGTGCATGGGGACAACGACCCGCGCCTCGAAGGGGTCGCCGAAACTCTGCGCGGCCTGGCCGGCGAGCTGGAGGTCCACACGATGAAAGAGGAACGCGTGCTGTTTCCCGTCATCCGCGAACTGGCGCGCCGGGAAGGGCTGCCGCCTATGCCCTTCGGGACGCTGGCCAACCCGATCCACGCCATGGAAGCCGATCACGACGGGGCGGGCGATGGCCTCGCACGGCTGGCCGACCTGACCGACGACTATACACCGCCGGAATGGGCCTGCAATACCTACCAGGCCCTTCTGGACGGCCTGCACGATTTGGAAATGGATTTGCACCAGCATATCCATAAGGAGAACAACGTATTGTTTCCCCGAGCCCTGGAAGAGGAGAATCGTCGTCGGCCAGCGATGCCTATGTCCTAAGTGAAGAGCCAAGGGGGGCCGTCCCCCGTAGTTGGTTGCGGGGGACGGGCCCGTTTCTTTCCCGCCTCACTGAGCAGCTTTGGTTTTTCGAGTTCGACGCATCCATTAAGGAGCTTTTTGGAAGCGATACCCTTCTTGTCCAGTTTGCGTATGGGCGGGTTGTGTCCGGTAGGGACGGCAACGGAAAGAGCATCCACGTGGGCTTCCACAACTAGCACAAGCCAAATTCGGGAAGGGTGTCGCTCTCGAGG encodes:
- the ric gene encoding iron-sulfur cluster repair di-iron protein, with protein sequence MSTITATQSVGELVAAQPARSRVFEAFHIDYCCGGKRSLADACDKKGVSVDTVLDALVRADSLRASDAHLDAAAMPLDALCDHIVERHHDYLRRELPRLMQMADKVAKVHGDNDPRLEGVAETLRGLAGELEVHTMKEERVLFPVIRELARREGLPPMPFGTLANPIHAMEADHDGAGDGLARLADLTDDYTPPEWACNTYQALLDGLHDLEMDLHQHIHKENNVLFPRALEEENRRRPAMPMS